One part of the Lycium ferocissimum isolate CSIRO_LF1 chromosome 8, AGI_CSIRO_Lferr_CH_V1, whole genome shotgun sequence genome encodes these proteins:
- the LOC132068533 gene encoding formin-like protein 3 isoform X2, whose product MGVGRVRSVFVFVVFVCAWSANSSQGNRKLPENCLDNGGSWGVQHIDEDKAEKILIHCVEGSHKNTETASVLDLSLYQAATGTYIYLKSDIALLRKRILQKAISDLPPEEKQILLECLRRKSLPLSWFIKYQKLFSQWLSSVPRRHLRERKLQDKLIDDVAAPILAPSPGPTAVSPIYAPTPSFEAPTEPPAKSPTPRAHVKPPAKAPTPQTHVPPHAKAPTPPTRANSSKPLPVIPPPAKPKNTGTNASEDNDKNRTYIIAAVSGGAVVLGIALLALLLILCLRKSKKKETVPQYGKRDEKPLLNLCSDSSQKSSSIGSSTKKDFKSSSTVNSLSGPADAHNSSEAEARTDAPVNALPLPPGKSAPPPPGPPPPPPKPPAPKPPPPPMAARPPPPGPPKPGNPAKPLPPLGAHKRRSSSGGEGTEPSDDSDAPKAKLKPFFWDKVLANPDHSMVWHDIKAGSFQFNEEMMESLFGYNAANPGKTEGTKAASSFEATPQYIQIIDAKKSQNLAIILKALNVTTEEVCDALKEGNKLSPELIQAISKMAPTTDEELKLRLYCGEISQLGPAERFLKSLVEIPFAFKRMEALLLMSSLEEDVSSIKESFETLEVACKELRNSRLFLKLLEAVLKTGNRMNDGTYRGGASAFKLDTLLKLSDVKGTDGKTTLLHFVVQEIIRSEGLRAARKLRESESLSALTTEDLVEDAASQDSVNYHRNLGLQVVSGLSNELEEVKKAAVIDGENLSASVSKLGKSLVKTKAFLDTDMKSLEEESKFRDTLTNFMQHAEEEIKWILEEEKRIMVLVKSTGDYFHGTAGKDEGLRLFVTVRDFLIMLDKECILVRKSTKLPANTPRKGALTASPSQESHPDSLPDHVHQRLFPAIQQRRMDDDFSSDDESTSQ is encoded by the exons ATGGGTGTGGGAAGGGTCAGGTCtgtatttgtttttgttgtttttgtttgtgcTTGGTCAGCTAATAGTTCACAAGGGAATCGAAAGCTTCCCGAAAACTGTTTAGATAATGGAGGTTCTTGGGGTGTTCAACACATAGATGAAGATAAG GCTGAGAAAATATTGATTCATTGCGTAGAAGGATCACATAAGAATACAGAAACAGCAAGCGTTCTAGATTTGTCTCTTTATCAGGCAGCAACAGGAACTTATATTTACTTAAAATCAGATATAGCTTTGTTGAGAAAAAGAATCTTACAAAAGGCTATTAGTGATCTGCCTCCTGAAGAGAAGCAAATCCTTCTGGAATGCTTAAGAAGGAAAAGCCTTCCTCTTTCTTGGTTCATCAAGTACCAAAAGCTTTTCTCGCAATGGTTGTCCAGTGTTCCAAGAAGGCACCTAAGAGAAAGAAAGCTTCAAGATAAGCTAATAGATGATGTTGCAGCTCCAATCCTCGCTCCATCTCCAGGCCCCACAGCCGTATCACCAATTTATGCTCCAACGCCTTCTTTTGAAGCGCCCACGGAACCTCCTGCAAAGTCTCCAACACCTCGGGCCCACGTCAAACCTCCTGCAAAGGCACCAACACCTCAGACTCATGTCCCCCCTCATGCAAAGGCTCCAACACCTCCGACTCGTGCCAACTCTTCTAAACCTTTGCCTGTCATTCCTCCTCCTGCTAAACCAAAAAATACAGGAACTAATGCTTCAGAAGATAATGATAAGAACAGAACATATATTATTGCTGCTGTTTCTGGAGGTGCCGTGGTACTAGGAATTGCACTTTTAGCTCTGTTATTAATACTCTGTCttagaaaaagtaaaaagaaagaGACAGTCCCACAGTATGGGAAAAGAGATGAGAAACCTCTTCTTAACCTTTGTTCAG ATTCTTCTCAGAAGTCTTCAAGCATAGGAAGTTCAACCAAGAAAGATTTCAAGAGTTCTTCTACTGTAAATAGTCTTTCGGGGCCAGCTGATGCTCATAATTCTTCAGAAGCAGAAGCTAGAACAGATGCACCTGTAAATGCATTACCACTTCCTCCAGGAAAATCCGCACCTCCGCCACCTGGAccacctcctcctcctcctaaACCACCTGCTCCAAAGCCGCCTCCACCTCCAATGGCTGCTCGCCCTCCACCCCCCGGACCACCAAAGCCTGGTAATCCAGCAAAGCCTTTACCGCCCCTTGGAGCACATAAGAGACGAAGTTCTTCTGGTGGTGAGGGAACTGAACCATCTGATGACTCTGATGCTCCAAAGGCAAAATTAAAGCCATTTTTCTGGGACAAGGTTCTTGCTAATCCTGATCACTCGATGGTTTGGCACGACATCAAAGCTGGCTCATTCCA GTTTAATGAGGAGATGATGGAATCGTTATTCGGATATAACGCAGCAAATCCAGGCAAAACTGAGGGCACGAAAGCTGCATCGTCTTTTGAAGCTACCCCACAGTATATTCAGATAATTGATGCTAAGAAATCACAGAATCTAGCAATTATTCTTAAAGCCTTAAACGTGACGACAGAAGAAGTTTGTGATGCTCTCAAGGAGG GTAATAAACTGTCTCCTGAACTTATTCAAGCTATATCAAAGATGGCACCAACAACAGATGAAGAACTCAAACTTCGATTATATTGTGGAGAAATTTCTCAGCTCGGTCCTGCTGAAAGGTTTCTCAAATCGCTTGTTGAAATTCCCTTTGCCTTCAAACGGATGGAAGCATTGTTGCTCATGAGTTCTCTGGAGGAAGATGTTTCTTCCATTAAAGAGTCCTTTGAAACTTTAGAG GTGGCATGCAAGGAGCTGAGAAACAGTAGACTCTTCCTGAAACTTCTAGAAGCTGTTCTTAAAACTGGGAACCGCATGAACGATGGCACCTATCGTGGTGGCGCATCAGCATTCAAGCTTGATACGCTGTTGAAACTCTCAGATGTTAAAGGAACTGATGGCAAGACCACACTTCTCCACTTTGTCGTCCAAGAAATTATCCGATCAGAAGGATTAAGAGCAGCACGCAAGTTAAGGGAGAGTGAAAGCTTGTCGGCTCTGACAACAGAAGATCTTGTCGAGGATGCTGCTTCTCAAGACTCGGTGAATTACCATCGTAACCTTGGTCTCCAGGTGGTTTCTGGTCTAAGCAATGAACTTGAGGAGGTAAAAAAAGCAGCAGTTATAGACGGTGAGAACTTAAGTGCATCTGTCTCGAAACTCGGTAAGTCACTAGTGAAAACGAAAGCGTTTCTAGACACTGACATGAAAAGTTTGGAGGAAGAGAGTAAGTTCCGTGATACCCTCACGAATTTTATGCAACACGCGGAAGAGGAGATCAAGTGGATattagaagaagagaaaaggataATGGTTTTGGTGAAGAGTACAGGAGACTACTTCCATGGAACTGCAGGAAAGGACGAAGGCTTGCGTCTCTTCGTCACTGTTCGTGATTTCTTAATTATGTTGGACAAGGAATGTATATTGGTGAGAAAATCAACCAAGTTGCCAGCAAATACCCCTAGAAAAGGAGCACTAACGGCATCACCTTCCCAGGAATCCCATCCGGATTCTTTGCCAGATCATGTTCATCAACGACTATTTCCTGCAATCCAGCAGCGACGGATGGATGATGATTTTAGTTCAGATGACGAAAGCACATCCCAATAG
- the LOC132068533 gene encoding formin-like protein 3 isoform X1 has protein sequence MGVGRVRSVFVFVVFVCAWSANSSQGNRKLPENCLDNGGSWGVQHIDEDKAEKILIHCVEGSHKNTETASVLDLSLYQAATGTYIYLKSDIALLRKRILQKAISDLPPEEKQILLECLRRKSLPLSWFIKYQKLFSQWLSSVPRRHLRERKLQDKLIDDVAAPILAPSPGPTAVSPIYAPTPSFEAPTEPPAKSPTPRAHVKPPAKAPTPQTHVPPHAKAPTPPTRANSSKPLPVIPPPAKPKNTGTNASEDNDKNRTYIIAAVSGGAVVLGIALLALLLILCLRKSKKKETVPQYGKRDEKPLLNLCSGSLSADSSQKSSSIGSSTKKDFKSSSTVNSLSGPADAHNSSEAEARTDAPVNALPLPPGKSAPPPPGPPPPPPKPPAPKPPPPPMAARPPPPGPPKPGNPAKPLPPLGAHKRRSSSGGEGTEPSDDSDAPKAKLKPFFWDKVLANPDHSMVWHDIKAGSFQFNEEMMESLFGYNAANPGKTEGTKAASSFEATPQYIQIIDAKKSQNLAIILKALNVTTEEVCDALKEGNKLSPELIQAISKMAPTTDEELKLRLYCGEISQLGPAERFLKSLVEIPFAFKRMEALLLMSSLEEDVSSIKESFETLEVACKELRNSRLFLKLLEAVLKTGNRMNDGTYRGGASAFKLDTLLKLSDVKGTDGKTTLLHFVVQEIIRSEGLRAARKLRESESLSALTTEDLVEDAASQDSVNYHRNLGLQVVSGLSNELEEVKKAAVIDGENLSASVSKLGKSLVKTKAFLDTDMKSLEEESKFRDTLTNFMQHAEEEIKWILEEEKRIMVLVKSTGDYFHGTAGKDEGLRLFVTVRDFLIMLDKECILVRKSTKLPANTPRKGALTASPSQESHPDSLPDHVHQRLFPAIQQRRMDDDFSSDDESTSQ, from the exons ATGGGTGTGGGAAGGGTCAGGTCtgtatttgtttttgttgtttttgtttgtgcTTGGTCAGCTAATAGTTCACAAGGGAATCGAAAGCTTCCCGAAAACTGTTTAGATAATGGAGGTTCTTGGGGTGTTCAACACATAGATGAAGATAAG GCTGAGAAAATATTGATTCATTGCGTAGAAGGATCACATAAGAATACAGAAACAGCAAGCGTTCTAGATTTGTCTCTTTATCAGGCAGCAACAGGAACTTATATTTACTTAAAATCAGATATAGCTTTGTTGAGAAAAAGAATCTTACAAAAGGCTATTAGTGATCTGCCTCCTGAAGAGAAGCAAATCCTTCTGGAATGCTTAAGAAGGAAAAGCCTTCCTCTTTCTTGGTTCATCAAGTACCAAAAGCTTTTCTCGCAATGGTTGTCCAGTGTTCCAAGAAGGCACCTAAGAGAAAGAAAGCTTCAAGATAAGCTAATAGATGATGTTGCAGCTCCAATCCTCGCTCCATCTCCAGGCCCCACAGCCGTATCACCAATTTATGCTCCAACGCCTTCTTTTGAAGCGCCCACGGAACCTCCTGCAAAGTCTCCAACACCTCGGGCCCACGTCAAACCTCCTGCAAAGGCACCAACACCTCAGACTCATGTCCCCCCTCATGCAAAGGCTCCAACACCTCCGACTCGTGCCAACTCTTCTAAACCTTTGCCTGTCATTCCTCCTCCTGCTAAACCAAAAAATACAGGAACTAATGCTTCAGAAGATAATGATAAGAACAGAACATATATTATTGCTGCTGTTTCTGGAGGTGCCGTGGTACTAGGAATTGCACTTTTAGCTCTGTTATTAATACTCTGTCttagaaaaagtaaaaagaaagaGACAGTCCCACAGTATGGGAAAAGAGATGAGAAACCTCTTCTTAACCTTTGTTCAGGTAGTCTATCTGCAG ATTCTTCTCAGAAGTCTTCAAGCATAGGAAGTTCAACCAAGAAAGATTTCAAGAGTTCTTCTACTGTAAATAGTCTTTCGGGGCCAGCTGATGCTCATAATTCTTCAGAAGCAGAAGCTAGAACAGATGCACCTGTAAATGCATTACCACTTCCTCCAGGAAAATCCGCACCTCCGCCACCTGGAccacctcctcctcctcctaaACCACCTGCTCCAAAGCCGCCTCCACCTCCAATGGCTGCTCGCCCTCCACCCCCCGGACCACCAAAGCCTGGTAATCCAGCAAAGCCTTTACCGCCCCTTGGAGCACATAAGAGACGAAGTTCTTCTGGTGGTGAGGGAACTGAACCATCTGATGACTCTGATGCTCCAAAGGCAAAATTAAAGCCATTTTTCTGGGACAAGGTTCTTGCTAATCCTGATCACTCGATGGTTTGGCACGACATCAAAGCTGGCTCATTCCA GTTTAATGAGGAGATGATGGAATCGTTATTCGGATATAACGCAGCAAATCCAGGCAAAACTGAGGGCACGAAAGCTGCATCGTCTTTTGAAGCTACCCCACAGTATATTCAGATAATTGATGCTAAGAAATCACAGAATCTAGCAATTATTCTTAAAGCCTTAAACGTGACGACAGAAGAAGTTTGTGATGCTCTCAAGGAGG GTAATAAACTGTCTCCTGAACTTATTCAAGCTATATCAAAGATGGCACCAACAACAGATGAAGAACTCAAACTTCGATTATATTGTGGAGAAATTTCTCAGCTCGGTCCTGCTGAAAGGTTTCTCAAATCGCTTGTTGAAATTCCCTTTGCCTTCAAACGGATGGAAGCATTGTTGCTCATGAGTTCTCTGGAGGAAGATGTTTCTTCCATTAAAGAGTCCTTTGAAACTTTAGAG GTGGCATGCAAGGAGCTGAGAAACAGTAGACTCTTCCTGAAACTTCTAGAAGCTGTTCTTAAAACTGGGAACCGCATGAACGATGGCACCTATCGTGGTGGCGCATCAGCATTCAAGCTTGATACGCTGTTGAAACTCTCAGATGTTAAAGGAACTGATGGCAAGACCACACTTCTCCACTTTGTCGTCCAAGAAATTATCCGATCAGAAGGATTAAGAGCAGCACGCAAGTTAAGGGAGAGTGAAAGCTTGTCGGCTCTGACAACAGAAGATCTTGTCGAGGATGCTGCTTCTCAAGACTCGGTGAATTACCATCGTAACCTTGGTCTCCAGGTGGTTTCTGGTCTAAGCAATGAACTTGAGGAGGTAAAAAAAGCAGCAGTTATAGACGGTGAGAACTTAAGTGCATCTGTCTCGAAACTCGGTAAGTCACTAGTGAAAACGAAAGCGTTTCTAGACACTGACATGAAAAGTTTGGAGGAAGAGAGTAAGTTCCGTGATACCCTCACGAATTTTATGCAACACGCGGAAGAGGAGATCAAGTGGATattagaagaagagaaaaggataATGGTTTTGGTGAAGAGTACAGGAGACTACTTCCATGGAACTGCAGGAAAGGACGAAGGCTTGCGTCTCTTCGTCACTGTTCGTGATTTCTTAATTATGTTGGACAAGGAATGTATATTGGTGAGAAAATCAACCAAGTTGCCAGCAAATACCCCTAGAAAAGGAGCACTAACGGCATCACCTTCCCAGGAATCCCATCCGGATTCTTTGCCAGATCATGTTCATCAACGACTATTTCCTGCAATCCAGCAGCGACGGATGGATGATGATTTTAGTTCAGATGACGAAAGCACATCCCAATAG